The following coding sequences lie in one Apium graveolens cultivar Ventura chromosome 3, ASM990537v1, whole genome shotgun sequence genomic window:
- the LOC141715014 gene encoding uncharacterized protein LOC141715014: MQYFQGREIRVVTDQQLRKIIHEPDASGRLFNWAIELSQFNIKFVPRRAIKARALAEFVMECTFPEQQPPVSHELTQEEANPGTDCWKLYMDGSSTTERSGAGLILISPEGFTIQQAITFSFKATKNQAEYEALMSGLRLAKSLGISKMVVYSDSQIVINREENSKADELSKLVQNTSDLASSVYFEELEAPSTAQSEVLCIGSTNNWMTPYIVYLRDGTLPEDQNKARYLKHKAARFFLENGQLYRRTFSAPTLKCVDLDEANYCLQEVHEGICGDHLAAKALAYKVIRQGYYWPIVHADSISYVNKCPQCQKFSNVPRQSPSLSASVLSPTPFVIWGIDIMGPFPQEKGDLRYILVAIDYMTKWAEAKAMRTINQQDCIKFMDTIIMRFGISVILVSNNGPQFVGSDFEAYLKELGIKHKRASVAHPQGNGQVEVTNRTILRDLKKD, translated from the exons ATGCAATACTTCCAAGGCCGAGAGATTAGAGTGGTCACAGACCAGCAGCTCAGGAAGATTATCCACGAGCCAGACGCCTCTGGAAGGCTATTCAACTGGGCCATCGAATTAAGCCAATTTAACATCAAATTTGTGCCAAGGAGAGCGATAAAGGCCCGGGCCTTAGCAGAATTCGTCATGGAATGCACCTTTCCGGAGCAGCAACCACCTGTTTCCCACGAGTTAACCCAAGAAGAAGCCAACCCAGGAACGGATTGCTGGAAGCTCTACATGGATGGATCGTCTACGACTGAGAGGTCCGGAGCGGGACTCATTCTAATCAGCCCGGAGGGGTTCACTATTCAACAAGCAATAACTTTTTCCTTCAAGGCAACGAAAAATCAGGCTGAATATGAGGCACTCATGTCTGGGCTCAGATTGGCAAAATCTCTTGGAATTTCGAAGATGGTCGTCTACAGTGACTCGCAGATCGTG ATCAATAGGGAGGAGAACTCCAAGGCAGATGAGTTGTCCAAGCTCGTGCAGAATACTTCAGACCTCGCTAGTTCAGTATACTTCGAAGAGCTTGAGGCACCCAGTACGGCGCAATCCGAGGTCCTGTGCATCGGCAGCACGAACAACTGGATGACCCCCTATATAGTTTACTTAAGGGACGGAACGCTCCCGGAAGACCAGAACAAGGCCAGATACCTAAAGCACAAAGCTGCTCGTTTCTTCTTGGAAAATGGTCAGTTATACAGAAGAACCTTTTCAGCACCCACCCTGAAGTGTGTGGATCTGGATGAGGCGAACTATTGTCTCCAGGAAGTTCATGAAGGCATCTGCGGAGACCACCTGGCAGCCAAAGCTTTGGCTTACAAAGTCATCAGGCAAGGATATTATTGGCCCATAGTCCATGCCGATTCCATCTCCTACGTTAATAAATGCCCTCAGTGCCAGAAGTTCAGCAATGTTCCCAGACAAAGCCCCAGCCTGTCAGCATCGGTCTTGTCTCCAACCCCATTTGTCATTTGGGGCATAGATATCATGGGTCCCTTTCCTCAGGAAAAAGGCGACCTCCGCTATATCCTGGTAGCCATCGATTATATGACAAAGTGGGCAGAAGCTAAAGCCATGAGAACGATCAATCAACAAGATTGTATCAAATTTATGGATACAATCATCATGAGGTTCGGGATCTCGGTAATTCTTGTCTCCAATAATGGTCCACAGTTCGTTGGGTCCGACTTCGAAGCATATTTGAAAGAGCTCGGAATCAAGCACAAAAGGGCATCGGTTGCGCATCCTCAGGGAAATGGACAGGTCGAAGTAACTAACAGAACCATACTCCGGGACCTGAAAAAAGACTAG